A single window of Periplaneta americana isolate PAMFEO1 chromosome 14, P.americana_PAMFEO1_priV1, whole genome shotgun sequence DNA harbors:
- the LOC138712967 gene encoding solute carrier family 35 member F6-like, with amino-acid sequence MSEHLLTSSNNSTENEAEHSSRAVRDVIIGDCLIFAAQTVAAAQFVLEDKYVGGLDIPALEAVGYEGMFGVIMLGLLLIPFNFIKVPKPFSDNSRGTMEDVVGACVQIKNNLLLIVPLIGLIISVAFFNFTGITVTKEFSATTRMVLDSLRTLIIYLFSLAVTWQKFYWLQIPGFILLVFGTLMYNNAFLPLFNCCKAKRAARRESAAKPQENASSTEE; translated from the exons ATGTCTGAACATTTATTGACTTCATCGAATAATAGTACAGAGAATGAGGCTGAACATTCATCCCGTGCTGTCCGAGATGTCATTATAG GTGATTGTCTGATTTTTGCTGCACAAACTGTTGCTGCAGCTCAGTTCGTGCTCGAAGATAAATATGTTGGAGGATTAGACATTCCTGCTCTTGAAGCTGTAGGTTATGAAG gtATGTTTGGAGTCATTATGTTGGGCTTGCTTTTGATACCATTCAATTTCATCAAAGTACCAAAACCGTTTAGTGACAACTCTCGAGGCACTATGGAGGATGTTGTTGGTGCATGTGTGCAAATCAAGAATAATCTTTTGCTCATCGTTCCTCTTATAG GTCTTATAATAAGCGTGGCATTTTTCAACTTTACAGGCATCACTGTTACTAAAGAGTTTTCAGCAACAACGAGAATGGTCCTTGACAGTCTGAGAACGTTGATTATTTATCTCTTTTCTCTAGCAGTGACATGGCAAAAATTCTATTGGCTACAG ATTCCTGGATTTATACTTTTGGTCTTTGGTACATTAATGTACAATAATGCATTTTTGCCATTGTTCAATTGTTGCAAAGCAAAAAGAGCTGCCAGAAGAGAATCTGCCGCAAAGCCACAGGAAAATGCCTCTTCCACTGAAGaatga